Proteins encoded within one genomic window of Gadus chalcogrammus isolate NIFS_2021 chromosome 6, NIFS_Gcha_1.0, whole genome shotgun sequence:
- the si:dkey-91m11.5 gene encoding PH_BCR_vertebrate and RhoGAP_Bcr domain-containing protein isoform X1, producing MFEPVGFTEAWRAQFPESEPPCMDLNSQGDIEQELNKCKSSIRHLEKEVNKERFRMIYLQTILAKERKSYDGQRWGFRKAPQANAGNPPMCPESSQALGEEMARSTQLPEDEADCVPPSNTQRCDTDCVSPPPQETPDIPVGVGTVAALRCNFERIKRADSQCADRAFYVNMEYHQQKGLVRVNDRDVSDRISALGCQAMQMERKRSLPSFPGHLSAAAADAGRSVLRGRSVEDSCGFGSYDDLTARSGRGGTPECVQPYTSVYVGGLMADRVARVVHGRDLRGGGDGEEDDRRLTWPRRSYSPGSCEDVAGGYTPDGSSNENLTSSEEDFSSGPSSHVSPSPTSCPVSRGESRSPSQRSLESGSPPTALALKRLQQQALASQALAAHSRRPPRTGDTPPSSRTSHDSSLQGDQDPGSREVSPSLCVDLDRPPEEAGRGREEACIPASSSSSPRRLRSRSQDTQSSGSLESALSVELDQEKGLEMRKWVLSGILASEEAYLGHLEALLIPMKPLRAAATTSQPMLSTQQIETIFFKVPELHQIHKDFYDALLPRVQDWSSQRCVGDLFQRLANQLGVYRAFVDNYKVAVETADKCCQANVQFAEISENLKVKSNKESPKNSLETLLYKPVDRVTRSTLVLHDLLKHTPACHPDHALLQDALRISHNFLSSINEEITPRRQSMTVKKGENRQLLRDRFMVELVEGSRKLRHVFLFTDLLLCTKLKKQPAGKAQQYECKWYIPLADLAFHTIDDAESTTIPLVQDEEIDAMRFRISQIKNDIQREKRSAKGLKLLERLRKKLAEQESLLLLTSPNMAFRVANRNGKGFTFLISSDYERAEWRELVHQQQKKCHKSFSLTSLELQMLTNSCVKLQMVHSVPVIMSKEDEESSGLYGFLNVIVHSASGFKHTSNLYCTLEVDAFGYFVNKAKTRVYRDSTEPCWNEEFEIELEGSQTLRLLCYEKCCGRTRQSRDEGENTERIVAKGQITLDPQTLQNKDWQRTVITMNGVEVKLSMKFTSREFSLKRMPSRKQSGVFGVKINVVTKRERSKVPLIVRQCVEEIEMRGMEEVGIYRVSGVATDIQGLKAAFDSNNKDVSVVMREMDVNAIAGTLKLYFRELPEPLFTDDLYPSFSGGLALSDSVAKESCMLHLLLSLPEANLVTFLFLLDHLKRVAENEGVNKMSSYNLATVFGPTLLRPSEKDSRAGSSQPLSMNDSWSLEVMSQVQLLLYFLQLENIPAPDSKRQSLLFSSEI from the exons ATGTTTGAGCCTGTAGGGTTCACGGAGGCTTGGAGGGCCCAGTTTCCGGAGTCCGAGCCCCCATGCATGGACCTGAACTCCCAGGGGGACATTGAACAGGAACTGAACAAATGCAAGTCATCTATCAGGCACCTGGAGAAAGAGGTGAACAAAGAGCGCTTCCGGATGATCTACCTCCAGACCATCCTCGCCAAGGAGAGGAAGTCGTACGACGGCCAGCGCTGGGGCTTCAGGAAGGCGCCTCAGGCGAACGCGGGAAACCCACCCATGTGTCCAGAGAGTTCCCAGGCGTTAGGGGAAGAGATGGCTAGATCTACACAGCTTCCCGAAGACGAGGCGGACTGTGTTCCCCCgtcaaacacacagaggtgtgACACAGACTGCGtgtcccccccgccccaggAAACGCCGGACATCCCGGTGGGCGTGGGCACCGTGGCGGCCCTGAGGTGTAACTTTGAGCGCATCAAGAGAGCCGACTCTCAGTGTGCAGACAGAGCCTTCTACGTGAACATGGAGTACCACCAGCAGAAAGGGCTGGTCAGGGTGAACGACCGCGACGTCTCCGACCGGATCAGCGCCCTGGGCTGCCAGGCCATGCAGATGGAGCGCAAGaggtccctcccctccttcccggGCCACCTCTCGGCCGCCGCAGCGGACGCGGGCCGGTCTGTCCTCCGGGGCCGCTCCGTGGAGGACAGCTGTGGCTTCGGTTCCTATGACGACCTCACCGCCCGTTCCGGCAGAGGAGGGACACCCGAGTGTGTCCAGCCCTACACCAGTGTGTACGTCGGGGGGCTGATGGCGGACAGGGTGGCCCGGGTCGTCCACGGTCGGGACctgcgcggcggcggcgacggcgaggaggacgacCGCCGCCTCACCTGGCCTCGGCGCTCCTACTCGCCGGGCAGCTGTGAGGACGTGGCGGGCGGCTACACGCCCGACGGCAGCTCCAACGAGAACCTGACGTCCAGCGAGGAGGACTTCTCCTCGGGCCCGTCCAGCCACGTGTCCCCGAGCCCCACCTCGTGCCCCGTGTCCCGGGGGGAGAGCCGCTCGCCCTCCCAGCGGTCCCTGGAGAGCGGCAGTCCCCCCACGGCGCTGGCCCTGAagcgtctgcagcagcaggcgCTGGCCTCCCAGGCCCTCGCCGCTCACAGCCGCAGACCCCCCAGGACCGGGGACACCCCGCCGTCCAGCAGGACCTCCCATGACAGCAGCCTCCAAGGTGATCAAG ACCCCGGGTCCAGGGAggtctctccatccctctgcgTTGATCTGGACCGACCCCCGGAGGAGGCAGGGCGGGGCCGGGAGGAGGCCTGcatccctgcctcctcctcctcgtcccctcGCCGGCTGCGCTCCAGGAGCCAGGACACGCAGTCCTCCGGATCCCTGGAGTCGGCTCTGTCG GTGGAGCTCGACCAGGAGAAGGGTTTGGAGATGAGGAAGTGGGTTCTGTCAGGGATCCTGGCCAGCGAAGAGGCCTACCTGGGCCACCTGGAGGCCCTCCTGATA CCCATGAAGCCCCTGAGGGCCGCTGCCACCACCTCCCAGCCCATGCTGAGCACCCAGCAGATAGAGACCATCTTCTTCAAGGTCCCCGAGCTCCACCAGATCCACAAGGACTTCTACGATGCCCTGCTGCCCCGGGTCCAGGACTGGAGCTCCCAGCGGTGTGTTGGCGACCTCTTCCAGAGGCTG GCCAACCAGCTGGGCGTGTACCGGGCCTTCGTGGATAACTACAAGGTCGCCGTGGAGACGGCCGACAAGTGCTGCCAGGCCAACGTCCAATTCGCCGAGATCTCCGAG AACCTCAAGGTGAAGAGTAACAAGGAGTCGCCTAAAAACTCCCTGGAGA CTCTCCTGTACAAACCTGTGGACCGGGTGACGCGCAGCACACTGGTTCTGCAC GATCTGCTGAAGCACACGCCGGCCTGCCACCCCGACCACGCCCTGCTGCAGGACGCCCTGCGCATCTCGCACAACTTCCTGTCCAGCATCAACGAGGAGATCACGCCGCGCCGCCAGTCCATGACCGTGAAAAAGGGCGAG AACCGGCAGCTCCTGAGGGACCGCTTcatggtggagctggtggagggatCCAGAAAGCTCCGGCACGTTTTCCTCTTCACCGACCTGTTGCTCTGCACCAAGCTGAAGAAACAGCCTGCAGG GAAGGCGCAGCAGTATGAGTGCAAGTGGTACATCCCCCTGGCAGACCTCGCCTTCCACACCATCGATGACGCCGAGTCCACGACCATCCCTCTGGTCCAGGATGAGGAGATAGACGCCATGAGGTTCAGGATCTCCCAGATCAAGAACGACAtccagagggagaag aggaGTGCAAAGGGGCTGAAGCTGCTGGAGCGTCTGAGGAAGAAGCTCGCTGAGCAGgagtctctgctgctgctcacctCCCCCAACATGGCCTTCAGGGTGGCCAACCGCAACGGCAAG ggctTCACTTTCCTGATCTCCTCTGACTACGAGCGAGCTGAGTGGCGAGAGCTGGTTCACCAGCAGCAGAAAAAGT GTCACAAAAGCTTCTCCTTGACCTCTCTAGAGCTGCAGATGCTCACCAACTCGTGTGTGAAGCTCCAGATGGTCCACTCCGTCCCTGTGATCATGAGTAAAGAAG ACGAAGAGTCTTCCGGTCTGTACGGCTTCCTCAATGTCATCGTCCACTCCGCGTCCGGATTCAAACACACCTCCA ATCTGTACTGCACCCTGGAGGTGGACGCCTTCGGCTATTTCGTGAACAAAGCCAAGACGCGCGTGTACCGGGACTCCACGGAGCCCTGCTGGAACGAG GAGTTTGAGATCGAGCTGGAGGGCTCCCAGACCCTCCGGCTGCTCTGCTATGAGAAGTGCTGCGGCAGGACCAGGCAGTCGCGGGACGAGGGGGAGAACACGGAGCGCATCGTGGCCAAAGGGCAGATCACG ctGGATCCTCAAACACTGCAGAACAAGGACTGGCAGAGGACGGTCATCACTATGAATGGG gtggaggtgaagctgTCCATGAAGTTCACCAGCAGGGAGTTCAGTCTGAAGAGGATGCCGTCGCGGAAGCAGTCCGGCGTGTTCGGGGTCAAAATTAACGTTGTCACAAA GCGGGAGCGCTCCAAGGTGCCCCTCATCGTGAGGCAGTGTGTGGAGGAGATCGAGATGAGAGgcatggaggaggtggggatctACAGGGTCTCGGGCGTGGCCACGGACATCCAAGGCCTCAAGGCGGCGTTCGACTCCA ACAATAAGGACGTGTCTGTGGTGATGAGGGAGATGGACGTGAACGCCATCGCTGGAACTCTGAAGCTCTACTTCCGCGAGCTGCCAGAACCGCTCTTCACCGACGACCTGTACCCCAGCTTCTCAGGAGGCCTCG CACTCTCCGACAGCGTGGCCAAAGAGAGCTGCATGCTCCACctgctgctctccctccctGAGGCCAACCTCGtcaccttcctcttcctgctggaCCACCTGAAGAG ggtggctgaaaacgagggcgTCAATAAGATGTCCTCCTACAACCTGGCCACGGTCTTCGGCCCCACACTGCTCCGGCCCTCCGAGAAGGACAGCAGAGCGGGCTCCTCTCAGCCGCTCTCCATGAACGACAGCTGGTCCCTGGAGGTCATGTCTCAG GTACAACTTCTGCTGTATTTCCTTCAACTTGAGAACATTCCGGCACCAGACAGCAAACGACAAAGCCTTCTCTTCTCATCTGAAATATAG
- the si:dkey-91m11.5 gene encoding PH_BCR_vertebrate and RhoGAP_Bcr domain-containing protein isoform X2, whose translation MDLNSQGDIEQELNKCKSSIRHLEKEVNKERFRMIYLQTILAKERKSYDGQRWGFRKAPQANAGNPPMCPESSQALGEEMARSTQLPEDEADCVPPSNTQRCDTDCVSPPPQETPDIPVGVGTVAALRCNFERIKRADSQCADRAFYVNMEYHQQKGLVRVNDRDVSDRISALGCQAMQMERKRSLPSFPGHLSAAAADAGRSVLRGRSVEDSCGFGSYDDLTARSGRGGTPECVQPYTSVYVGGLMADRVARVVHGRDLRGGGDGEEDDRRLTWPRRSYSPGSCEDVAGGYTPDGSSNENLTSSEEDFSSGPSSHVSPSPTSCPVSRGESRSPSQRSLESGSPPTALALKRLQQQALASQALAAHSRRPPRTGDTPPSSRTSHDSSLQGDQDPGSREVSPSLCVDLDRPPEEAGRGREEACIPASSSSSPRRLRSRSQDTQSSGSLESALSVELDQEKGLEMRKWVLSGILASEEAYLGHLEALLIPMKPLRAAATTSQPMLSTQQIETIFFKVPELHQIHKDFYDALLPRVQDWSSQRCVGDLFQRLANQLGVYRAFVDNYKVAVETADKCCQANVQFAEISENLKVKSNKESPKNSLETLLYKPVDRVTRSTLVLHDLLKHTPACHPDHALLQDALRISHNFLSSINEEITPRRQSMTVKKGENRQLLRDRFMVELVEGSRKLRHVFLFTDLLLCTKLKKQPAGKAQQYECKWYIPLADLAFHTIDDAESTTIPLVQDEEIDAMRFRISQIKNDIQREKRSAKGLKLLERLRKKLAEQESLLLLTSPNMAFRVANRNGKGFTFLISSDYERAEWRELVHQQQKKCHKSFSLTSLELQMLTNSCVKLQMVHSVPVIMSKEDEESSGLYGFLNVIVHSASGFKHTSNLYCTLEVDAFGYFVNKAKTRVYRDSTEPCWNEEFEIELEGSQTLRLLCYEKCCGRTRQSRDEGENTERIVAKGQITLDPQTLQNKDWQRTVITMNGVEVKLSMKFTSREFSLKRMPSRKQSGVFGVKINVVTKRERSKVPLIVRQCVEEIEMRGMEEVGIYRVSGVATDIQGLKAAFDSNNKDVSVVMREMDVNAIAGTLKLYFRELPEPLFTDDLYPSFSGGLALSDSVAKESCMLHLLLSLPEANLVTFLFLLDHLKRVAENEGVNKMSSYNLATVFGPTLLRPSEKDSRAGSSQPLSMNDSWSLEVMSQVQLLLYFLQLENIPAPDSKRQSLLFSSEI comes from the exons ATGGACCTGAACTCCCAGGGGGACATTGAACAGGAACTGAACAAATGCAAGTCATCTATCAGGCACCTGGAGAAAGAGGTGAACAAAGAGCGCTTCCGGATGATCTACCTCCAGACCATCCTCGCCAAGGAGAGGAAGTCGTACGACGGCCAGCGCTGGGGCTTCAGGAAGGCGCCTCAGGCGAACGCGGGAAACCCACCCATGTGTCCAGAGAGTTCCCAGGCGTTAGGGGAAGAGATGGCTAGATCTACACAGCTTCCCGAAGACGAGGCGGACTGTGTTCCCCCgtcaaacacacagaggtgtgACACAGACTGCGtgtcccccccgccccaggAAACGCCGGACATCCCGGTGGGCGTGGGCACCGTGGCGGCCCTGAGGTGTAACTTTGAGCGCATCAAGAGAGCCGACTCTCAGTGTGCAGACAGAGCCTTCTACGTGAACATGGAGTACCACCAGCAGAAAGGGCTGGTCAGGGTGAACGACCGCGACGTCTCCGACCGGATCAGCGCCCTGGGCTGCCAGGCCATGCAGATGGAGCGCAAGaggtccctcccctccttcccggGCCACCTCTCGGCCGCCGCAGCGGACGCGGGCCGGTCTGTCCTCCGGGGCCGCTCCGTGGAGGACAGCTGTGGCTTCGGTTCCTATGACGACCTCACCGCCCGTTCCGGCAGAGGAGGGACACCCGAGTGTGTCCAGCCCTACACCAGTGTGTACGTCGGGGGGCTGATGGCGGACAGGGTGGCCCGGGTCGTCCACGGTCGGGACctgcgcggcggcggcgacggcgaggaggacgacCGCCGCCTCACCTGGCCTCGGCGCTCCTACTCGCCGGGCAGCTGTGAGGACGTGGCGGGCGGCTACACGCCCGACGGCAGCTCCAACGAGAACCTGACGTCCAGCGAGGAGGACTTCTCCTCGGGCCCGTCCAGCCACGTGTCCCCGAGCCCCACCTCGTGCCCCGTGTCCCGGGGGGAGAGCCGCTCGCCCTCCCAGCGGTCCCTGGAGAGCGGCAGTCCCCCCACGGCGCTGGCCCTGAagcgtctgcagcagcaggcgCTGGCCTCCCAGGCCCTCGCCGCTCACAGCCGCAGACCCCCCAGGACCGGGGACACCCCGCCGTCCAGCAGGACCTCCCATGACAGCAGCCTCCAAGGTGATCAAG ACCCCGGGTCCAGGGAggtctctccatccctctgcgTTGATCTGGACCGACCCCCGGAGGAGGCAGGGCGGGGCCGGGAGGAGGCCTGcatccctgcctcctcctcctcgtcccctcGCCGGCTGCGCTCCAGGAGCCAGGACACGCAGTCCTCCGGATCCCTGGAGTCGGCTCTGTCG GTGGAGCTCGACCAGGAGAAGGGTTTGGAGATGAGGAAGTGGGTTCTGTCAGGGATCCTGGCCAGCGAAGAGGCCTACCTGGGCCACCTGGAGGCCCTCCTGATA CCCATGAAGCCCCTGAGGGCCGCTGCCACCACCTCCCAGCCCATGCTGAGCACCCAGCAGATAGAGACCATCTTCTTCAAGGTCCCCGAGCTCCACCAGATCCACAAGGACTTCTACGATGCCCTGCTGCCCCGGGTCCAGGACTGGAGCTCCCAGCGGTGTGTTGGCGACCTCTTCCAGAGGCTG GCCAACCAGCTGGGCGTGTACCGGGCCTTCGTGGATAACTACAAGGTCGCCGTGGAGACGGCCGACAAGTGCTGCCAGGCCAACGTCCAATTCGCCGAGATCTCCGAG AACCTCAAGGTGAAGAGTAACAAGGAGTCGCCTAAAAACTCCCTGGAGA CTCTCCTGTACAAACCTGTGGACCGGGTGACGCGCAGCACACTGGTTCTGCAC GATCTGCTGAAGCACACGCCGGCCTGCCACCCCGACCACGCCCTGCTGCAGGACGCCCTGCGCATCTCGCACAACTTCCTGTCCAGCATCAACGAGGAGATCACGCCGCGCCGCCAGTCCATGACCGTGAAAAAGGGCGAG AACCGGCAGCTCCTGAGGGACCGCTTcatggtggagctggtggagggatCCAGAAAGCTCCGGCACGTTTTCCTCTTCACCGACCTGTTGCTCTGCACCAAGCTGAAGAAACAGCCTGCAGG GAAGGCGCAGCAGTATGAGTGCAAGTGGTACATCCCCCTGGCAGACCTCGCCTTCCACACCATCGATGACGCCGAGTCCACGACCATCCCTCTGGTCCAGGATGAGGAGATAGACGCCATGAGGTTCAGGATCTCCCAGATCAAGAACGACAtccagagggagaag aggaGTGCAAAGGGGCTGAAGCTGCTGGAGCGTCTGAGGAAGAAGCTCGCTGAGCAGgagtctctgctgctgctcacctCCCCCAACATGGCCTTCAGGGTGGCCAACCGCAACGGCAAG ggctTCACTTTCCTGATCTCCTCTGACTACGAGCGAGCTGAGTGGCGAGAGCTGGTTCACCAGCAGCAGAAAAAGT GTCACAAAAGCTTCTCCTTGACCTCTCTAGAGCTGCAGATGCTCACCAACTCGTGTGTGAAGCTCCAGATGGTCCACTCCGTCCCTGTGATCATGAGTAAAGAAG ACGAAGAGTCTTCCGGTCTGTACGGCTTCCTCAATGTCATCGTCCACTCCGCGTCCGGATTCAAACACACCTCCA ATCTGTACTGCACCCTGGAGGTGGACGCCTTCGGCTATTTCGTGAACAAAGCCAAGACGCGCGTGTACCGGGACTCCACGGAGCCCTGCTGGAACGAG GAGTTTGAGATCGAGCTGGAGGGCTCCCAGACCCTCCGGCTGCTCTGCTATGAGAAGTGCTGCGGCAGGACCAGGCAGTCGCGGGACGAGGGGGAGAACACGGAGCGCATCGTGGCCAAAGGGCAGATCACG ctGGATCCTCAAACACTGCAGAACAAGGACTGGCAGAGGACGGTCATCACTATGAATGGG gtggaggtgaagctgTCCATGAAGTTCACCAGCAGGGAGTTCAGTCTGAAGAGGATGCCGTCGCGGAAGCAGTCCGGCGTGTTCGGGGTCAAAATTAACGTTGTCACAAA GCGGGAGCGCTCCAAGGTGCCCCTCATCGTGAGGCAGTGTGTGGAGGAGATCGAGATGAGAGgcatggaggaggtggggatctACAGGGTCTCGGGCGTGGCCACGGACATCCAAGGCCTCAAGGCGGCGTTCGACTCCA ACAATAAGGACGTGTCTGTGGTGATGAGGGAGATGGACGTGAACGCCATCGCTGGAACTCTGAAGCTCTACTTCCGCGAGCTGCCAGAACCGCTCTTCACCGACGACCTGTACCCCAGCTTCTCAGGAGGCCTCG CACTCTCCGACAGCGTGGCCAAAGAGAGCTGCATGCTCCACctgctgctctccctccctGAGGCCAACCTCGtcaccttcctcttcctgctggaCCACCTGAAGAG ggtggctgaaaacgagggcgTCAATAAGATGTCCTCCTACAACCTGGCCACGGTCTTCGGCCCCACACTGCTCCGGCCCTCCGAGAAGGACAGCAGAGCGGGCTCCTCTCAGCCGCTCTCCATGAACGACAGCTGGTCCCTGGAGGTCATGTCTCAG GTACAACTTCTGCTGTATTTCCTTCAACTTGAGAACATTCCGGCACCAGACAGCAAACGACAAAGCCTTCTCTTCTCATCTGAAATATAG